The Candidatus Neomarinimicrobiota bacterium genome includes the window TGGTGGTATCGACACTGCCGAATTTGATCAGGATCTCCGACCGCCGAAATCCGGACTTATCCGACTCGCCCGCGTACAGGGTCAGGCTGGCACCGTGTCCGGGGGTGCGCACCACCGGCGCCGCGATCATGGAGTCCACCACGGTGGTCTGCAAGCTCCACTGGCTGCCTGGCAACGGCACCGCCAGCGGATTCTGCTGGCAGGATGCCACCATCAGCGCCAGCCCGAGGGCTAGCGCAGGCTGGGCATAATGACCCCTGGCATCCAGGATTGAAAGCGGTATTGGCATGACGGTTTGAAAACGGGAGGGCGGATCAAAGGTTCCGCAGATACTTCTCCAACTGGTCGGCGGACTTCATCCAGGCCTCGTCGGTGTCGCTGTCCACCGCCAGTGTGCCTACGTTGCGTTGGGACTTGATCAGGTTGGCAATGTCGGGGGCGCCGATCAGATCCTGCGCCAGCTGATCATCCGGGCCATGAACCGCCCATGAGTGGTGGGCGAATTTCAGCGCCAGTTCAAGGTTGTTCAGGGTTTCCGCCGATGCGGGCAGCCGGTCATCAGCCCCTGAGAATAGATCAATGGTGTCGTACGACGCTTTGGGAAAGTAGGCGTTCTGGTTGGCAGTATGCATTAAGAACACGACTTTGATATCCTGGTAGAATTCCTGCTGGGCGTACTGGAGCTGATAGAGTATCGGCACAAAGCTCATTTGCCAGTCGTTGCAGATGATGATGTCCGGCTTCCAGAACAGGTGCTTCAGATTCTCCAGCGCTACCCGGGCAAAATAGGCGTAGCGCTCAGGGTTGTCCTTCAGCATGCGCCCGTTGCGCGCCTTATACAGCAGGTTGGTGACCGGCTTGAAATATTCCCGGTCCTCCATGAAGTAGACCTGCACCTTGGTGTTGGGAATAAAGGCCGACTTGACGCTGCCGATCCGTTCTTCGCCATTGAACGTAATGGGCATGTCCCGCAGGCGGATGACTTCCCGGAGAATAAACTTGCGCTCGCTGATGTAGCCATACTTGGGCTGGATGAGCCGGATGTCGAAGTCACGTTCCTGAAAGACCGAACAGATTCGTCGCGAAAAGTGGGCCAGCGAATAAGTCTTTGAGAACGGGGCGATCTCGGACGAAAGATAGTAGACTTTTAAGGTCGACATGAAAGCTGCTTACGGACCGGCTGGAACGCTGTTAGCGGGTTTGCAGATAGCGGCGCGCCTTCACGTCGAGCTCACTGTTGGGGTACTCGTCCAGCAGCTTGCGGAACTCGATCCGGGCACGCTCCTGGCTGCCGAC containing:
- a CDS encoding glycogen/starch synthase; translation: MSTLKVYYLSSEIAPFSKTYSLAHFSRRICSVFQERDFDIRLIQPKYGYISERKFILREVIRLRDMPITFNGEERIGSVKSAFIPNTKVQVYFMEDREYFKPVTNLLYKARNGRMLKDNPERYAYFARVALENLKHLFWKPDIIICNDWQMSFVPILYQLQYAQQEFYQDIKVVFLMHTANQNAYFPKASYDTIDLFSGADDRLPASAETLNNLELALKFAHHSWAVHGPDDQLAQDLIGAPDIANLIKSQRNVGTLAVDSDTDEAWMKSADQLEKYLRNL